From the Sebastes fasciatus isolate fSebFas1 chromosome 3, fSebFas1.pri, whole genome shotgun sequence genome, one window contains:
- the LOC141765143 gene encoding endonuclease V-like isoform X1, with product MSAPPAEELLKQWESEQARLRQQVVEEDTEDWQRSPDFSGLERVGGVDLSFIKGDDVNACAQLVVLSYPDLEVLYEDSQMVTLTAPYMAGFLAFRETPFLLEALQRLERNQPQLLPQVVFVDGNGLFHYREFGLACHLGVLSGLPCVGVAKNLLQVQGVNKSEEHQSQIAALQKGGDSFPLTAASGKVLGKALRSSDKSSKPVYVSVGHKISVDTAVRLTHSCCCYRVPEPIRQADCRSREYLRTHFPVADT from the exons ATGTCCGCTCCTCCTGCAGAAGAGCTGCTGAAACAGTGGGAGAG CGAGCAGGCCCGTCTCAGACagcaggtggtggaggaggacaCTGAGGACTGGCAGAGGAGTCCAGACTTCTCGGGCCTGGAGAGAGTCGGAGGAGTGGACCTCTCCTTCATTAAAGGAGATGATGTCAACGCCTGCGCCCAGCTGGTGGTGCTCAGCTACCCCGACCTGGAG GTGTTGTATGAGGACAGTCAGATGGTGACCCTGACGGCCCCCTACATGGCTGGCTTCCTGGCCTTTAGAGAAACCCCCTTCCTCCTGGAAGCTCTGCAGCGGCTGGAGAGGAACCAGCCCCAACTTCTGCCTCAG GTGGTGTTTGTGGATGGGAATGGTCTCTTCCACTACAGAG AGTTCGGTCTGGCATGTCATCTCGGAGTGCTGTCAGGGCTGCCGTGTGTGGGCGTGGCAAAGAACCTGCTGCAGGTGCAGGGTGTGAACAAGAGCGAAGAGCACCAGTCACAG ATAGCTGCTCTGCAGAAAGGAGGAGACAGCTTCCCACTCACAGCCGCCTCAGGCAAAGTGCTTGGAAAG GCACTGCGAAGCTCCGACAAGAGCTCTAAGCCGGTGTACGTGTCCGTTGGCCACAAGATCAGTGTGGACACGGCTGTACGCCTCACAcactcctgctgctgctaccgCGTCCCAGAGCCCATcagacag
- the LOC141765143 gene encoding endonuclease V-like isoform X2 yields MSAPPAEELLKQWESEQARLRQQVVEEDTEDWQRSPDFSGLERVGGVDLSFIKGDDVNACAQLVVLSYPDLEVVFVDGNGLFHYREFGLACHLGVLSGLPCVGVAKNLLQVQGVNKSEEHQSQIAALQKGGDSFPLTAASGKVLGKALRSSDKSSKPVYVSVGHKISVDTAVRLTHSCCCYRVPEPIRQADCRSREYLRTHFPVADT; encoded by the exons ATGTCCGCTCCTCCTGCAGAAGAGCTGCTGAAACAGTGGGAGAG CGAGCAGGCCCGTCTCAGACagcaggtggtggaggaggacaCTGAGGACTGGCAGAGGAGTCCAGACTTCTCGGGCCTGGAGAGAGTCGGAGGAGTGGACCTCTCCTTCATTAAAGGAGATGATGTCAACGCCTGCGCCCAGCTGGTGGTGCTCAGCTACCCCGACCTGGAG GTGGTGTTTGTGGATGGGAATGGTCTCTTCCACTACAGAG AGTTCGGTCTGGCATGTCATCTCGGAGTGCTGTCAGGGCTGCCGTGTGTGGGCGTGGCAAAGAACCTGCTGCAGGTGCAGGGTGTGAACAAGAGCGAAGAGCACCAGTCACAG ATAGCTGCTCTGCAGAAAGGAGGAGACAGCTTCCCACTCACAGCCGCCTCAGGCAAAGTGCTTGGAAAG GCACTGCGAAGCTCCGACAAGAGCTCTAAGCCGGTGTACGTGTCCGTTGGCCACAAGATCAGTGTGGACACGGCTGTACGCCTCACAcactcctgctgctgctaccgCGTCCCAGAGCCCATcagacag